One genomic region from Reichenbachiella ulvae encodes:
- a CDS encoding TonB-dependent receptor — protein MKKIVFVAFLVLVVGSAMAQKGFVRGKITDGENGEGLFGATVTKQGTTQGAVADFDGNFSLSLEEGTHTLVVQFISYQSKVIEGVQVVADEVTQLDVIISEDVQQLESVVVTAEQIRDNDVALLSVQKKSVNTVDGISSAAFKKVGDSNLSSAMKRVTGVTVQGGKYVYVRGLGDRYTKTSLNGMVVPGLDPDRNDVQIDIFPTGVLENVMVYKTFTPNLNGDFAGGLVDIQTKAFPDQKSTSISLSMGYNPDMHFQSNAVGYEGSGTDFLGWDNGQRDLPFAKGTEIPTLSNDQNGFLENTTKKFDPTLGVDRGTNFMNTGLSFSHRNQIQGEKLTFGYNAILSYKNTNTYYEGFTRKRYEKDRTASEVALVRDFTGEGDLSTNNVLWSGLLSFAVKNDNHTIGTNLLHTQNGVSTALERELRLTSLNNPTNINNDILAYTQRSMTNNITYGKHFFGKLRVDWSNSLLYSRITDPDYRDTRINEDDGEYGFRNGGAMNRFWRDLTEVSESFKLDFTYDLNDNNKIKFGGLVTHREREFDVYNYAYEELSVFRVEYNDPNWLLSEGNLYSSSNPDGLYIQDNSNAYNNYDGKQNIFAGYVMNEMQITQKLKSIYGLRVENAQMFYSGVRLNEDNSQQEENNTKTLDATNLLPSVNFVYALQEDMNLRASFNKTLARPSFKEKSSAFIEDPITRTQFSGNLDIRQAQILNYDLRWEYFFSPSEMVSVSAFYKDFTDHIALVFFPNNPGQLKPRNVGEASVYGTEFEFRKNLTFITPALENFSVGTNVSLVVSKVNRKTVTVNENGDSEYDSEVAYQGSEAGVSKYREMTGQSPYVVNGFLSYENNMLGLSGNLSYNVQGETLTFIGISNIPDVYTSPFHSLNLKVSKVIGKEGNSSISLTAKNLLNSENKLVYKFGSEEELFSLYKPGRLFNLKYTYNF, from the coding sequence ATGAAAAAGATAGTATTTGTAGCGTTTTTGGTATTGGTAGTAGGATCCGCCATGGCGCAAAAAGGATTTGTTAGAGGTAAAATTACTGACGGAGAAAACGGAGAAGGACTCTTCGGGGCTACCGTAACCAAGCAAGGTACTACTCAAGGTGCTGTTGCTGATTTTGATGGTAATTTTTCTTTAAGTCTTGAGGAGGGTACTCATACTCTTGTAGTTCAGTTTATTTCATACCAATCAAAAGTTATTGAAGGTGTTCAAGTTGTTGCTGATGAGGTAACTCAATTGGATGTCATTATTTCTGAAGATGTACAGCAACTAGAGTCAGTAGTAGTGACTGCAGAGCAGATCCGCGATAATGACGTAGCTCTTCTATCTGTTCAGAAAAAATCAGTGAACACAGTTGATGGTATTTCATCTGCTGCTTTCAAAAAAGTAGGTGACAGCAATCTTTCTTCAGCCATGAAAAGAGTAACGGGTGTCACAGTTCAGGGTGGTAAGTATGTTTACGTTCGAGGTTTGGGTGATAGATATACCAAAACATCATTGAATGGAATGGTGGTGCCAGGTTTAGATCCAGATAGAAATGATGTTCAAATTGACATCTTCCCTACTGGCGTCCTGGAGAATGTGATGGTTTACAAAACTTTTACCCCCAACTTAAATGGTGATTTTGCTGGTGGGTTGGTAGATATTCAGACCAAGGCTTTTCCAGATCAAAAATCAACATCAATATCACTAAGCATGGGGTACAATCCGGACATGCATTTTCAGTCTAATGCAGTAGGGTATGAAGGTTCAGGTACTGATTTTCTAGGCTGGGACAATGGTCAAAGAGATTTGCCTTTTGCAAAAGGAACTGAAATCCCTACGCTTTCGAATGATCAAAACGGATTTTTAGAAAACACGACTAAGAAGTTCGATCCTACTTTGGGTGTGGATAGAGGAACCAATTTTATGAATACTGGTTTGTCTTTTTCTCACAGAAACCAGATCCAAGGAGAAAAATTGACCTTTGGATACAATGCTATCTTAAGTTATAAGAACACTAATACCTACTATGAAGGATTCACTAGAAAAAGGTATGAAAAGGATAGGACAGCTAGTGAAGTAGCATTGGTGAGAGATTTTACTGGTGAAGGAGATTTGAGCACAAATAATGTTCTTTGGAGTGGATTGTTGTCTTTTGCTGTTAAGAATGATAACCATACAATAGGAACCAATTTGCTTCACACTCAAAACGGTGTTTCTACAGCATTAGAGAGAGAATTGAGATTGACCTCACTGAACAACCCAACAAATATCAATAATGATATATTGGCCTACACTCAAAGGTCTATGACCAATAATATTACTTATGGTAAACACTTTTTTGGGAAGTTGAGAGTGGATTGGTCTAATTCATTGCTTTATTCTAGAATCACAGATCCAGATTACCGTGATACAAGAATCAACGAAGATGATGGGGAGTATGGTTTCCGAAATGGTGGTGCGATGAATCGTTTCTGGAGAGATTTGACAGAAGTGAGTGAGAGCTTCAAGCTAGACTTTACCTATGATTTGAATGATAATAATAAAATCAAATTTGGTGGCTTGGTCACACATAGAGAGAGAGAATTCGATGTGTACAACTATGCATATGAAGAACTTTCTGTATTCAGAGTAGAATATAATGATCCCAACTGGTTGCTTTCTGAAGGTAATTTGTATTCTTCTTCTAATCCAGATGGATTGTATATCCAGGACAATAGCAATGCTTACAATAACTATGATGGAAAGCAAAACATCTTTGCTGGATATGTGATGAATGAGATGCAGATTACACAGAAGTTAAAGTCAATTTATGGTCTACGTGTCGAAAATGCTCAAATGTTCTACAGTGGCGTTAGGCTGAATGAGGATAACTCTCAGCAAGAAGAGAACAATACGAAAACTTTGGATGCCACTAACCTTTTACCTTCTGTGAACTTTGTATATGCGCTGCAAGAGGATATGAATTTAAGAGCATCGTTTAATAAAACTTTAGCGAGACCTTCTTTCAAAGAGAAATCTTCAGCATTTATTGAAGACCCTATTACTAGAACTCAATTTTCTGGAAACCTCGACATCAGGCAGGCTCAAATATTGAACTATGATTTGAGATGGGAATACTTCTTCTCACCTAGTGAAATGGTTTCTGTATCTGCTTTTTATAAGGATTTTACAGATCACATTGCATTGGTGTTTTTTCCTAACAATCCAGGTCAGTTGAAACCAAGAAATGTAGGTGAGGCAAGTGTGTATGGTACTGAGTTTGAATTCAGAAAGAATCTAACTTTCATTACTCCAGCATTAGAGAATTTTTCAGTAGGAACCAACGTCTCTTTGGTAGTATCTAAAGTGAACAGAAAAACTGTGACAGTTAATGAAAACGGTGATTCTGAATATGATAGTGAAGTGGCTTATCAAGGAAGTGAAGCTGGAGTCTCTAAGTATAGAGAAATGACAGGTCAATCTCCATATGTAGTAAATGGATTCTTGAGTTATGAAAATAATATGCTAGGTCTGTCTGGTAATTTGTCTTACAATGTTCAGGGCGAGACACTAACATTTATTGGTATCTCCAACATTCCTGATGTTTATACTTCACCATTCCACAGTTTGAATTTGAAAGTATCAAAAGTGATTGGAAAAGAAGGAAATTCATCTATTAGTCTAACCGCCAAGAACTTGTTGAACTCAGAGAATAAATTGGTGTATAAGTTTGGTAGTGAGGAGGAACTTTTCTCACTGTACAAGCCAGGTCGATTGTTTAATTTGAAGTACACATATAATTTCTAA
- a CDS encoding AAA family ATPase gives METSASTEEKKELQHKVQQVYDEVGKVVVGQQYMVNRLMIGLFTQGHILLEGVPGLAKTLTVNTLANVLHLDFKRIQFTPDLLPADLIGTMIYNQKASNFEVKKGPIFSNLILADEVNRSPAKVQSALLEAMQEKQVTIGETTFKLDRPFLVLATQNPVDQEGTYPLPEAQVDRFMMKVHVDYPSKEDELEIMRRMSNMSFNDEVKTVLDKDDVFAIRKSINEVNLSESLEKYIIELIFATRDPKSYGMTDEASYIQFGASPRASINLNLAAKAIAFLDGRDFVLPEDIKEVATDVLNHRIILNYEAEADGVTTQDLIQTILNKVNVNR, from the coding sequence ATGGAAACAAGCGCAAGTACGGAAGAAAAGAAAGAATTGCAGCACAAAGTGCAGCAGGTGTACGATGAAGTAGGTAAGGTGGTAGTAGGTCAGCAGTACATGGTCAATCGACTGATGATTGGCTTGTTTACCCAGGGGCACATCTTGCTCGAAGGGGTGCCTGGTCTCGCAAAGACACTTACGGTCAACACTCTTGCCAACGTTCTACATTTGGACTTTAAGCGTATACAGTTTACTCCAGATTTACTTCCTGCGGATCTGATCGGTACTATGATTTACAATCAAAAGGCCTCCAACTTCGAAGTGAAAAAAGGACCTATTTTTTCCAATTTGATTTTGGCAGATGAGGTGAACCGATCTCCAGCGAAAGTGCAATCTGCGTTACTTGAGGCCATGCAGGAGAAGCAAGTAACAATTGGCGAGACGACATTTAAACTGGATCGACCATTTTTGGTACTGGCCACCCAGAACCCTGTAGATCAAGAGGGAACTTACCCGCTTCCAGAGGCGCAGGTTGACCGATTCATGATGAAGGTACATGTGGACTACCCATCGAAAGAAGATGAGCTAGAAATCATGCGTCGCATGTCTAACATGTCATTTAACGATGAAGTGAAAACAGTTTTGGATAAGGACGATGTTTTTGCGATTCGTAAGTCAATCAATGAGGTTAACCTCTCGGAATCACTGGAGAAATATATTATTGAATTGATATTTGCTACCAGAGATCCTAAGTCATACGGTATGACGGATGAAGCCAGCTACATCCAGTTTGGGGCTTCACCACGTGCTTCTATCAACTTGAATCTTGCTGCGAAAGCAATTGCGTTTTTAGATGGAAGGGACTTTGTCTTGCCAGAAGATATCAAGGAAGTAGCGACGGATGTTTTGAATCACAGAATCATACTCAACTATGAAGCTGAGGCTGATGGAGTGACTACTCAGGATTTGATCCAAACGATATTGAATAAAGTAAATGTGAATAGATAA